One segment of Panicum virgatum strain AP13 chromosome 3K, P.virgatum_v5, whole genome shotgun sequence DNA contains the following:
- the LOC120699597 gene encoding uncharacterized protein LOC120699597, translating into MGQCPCFGSAQAAERDRRAEADRRESQEARAKAAEAAQRRQEEFDKSAAGRAAKAQMKAMKESKTSNQGEPVLKWQMGS; encoded by the exons ATGGGGCAGTGCCCGTGCTTCGGATCGGCGCAGGCAGCGGAGCGGgaccggcgggcggaggcggaccGGCGCGAGTCGCAGGAGGCCCGCGCCAAAGCCGCCGAGGCCGCGCAGCGGAG ACAAGAAGAGTTTGACAAGTCAGCAGCTGGAAGAGCAGCAAAAGCACAAATGAAAGCTATGAAGGAATCAAAGACATCAAACCAAGGAGAACCAGTTCTTAAG TGGCAGATGGGATCATAA